The genomic window CCCGTTGAGGTATTGCAGCGCCCGGCGGCTGGCGTCGAATTCCACCGGCAGGGTCACGAGGTGAAAGAGCAGCGCCCCGCCGAACAGAATCGCGCCGAGCCACAGCAGGCCGGTGCTGTGAACAAAGATGCCGATCATCAGCAGCAGGGGCGCGAAGTTCATGCCGAGGCTCAGCGGCACCGCCATCTGGCCGCGCAGCACCAGCGCCGGCATCCGCACCTTGTCCTGCACCGCGTGCCCGACCTCGTGCGCCGCCACCGCCATCGCGCCGATGCTGGGCACGCCGTAGGTGGACTCGGAGAGCCGCACGACCTTTTGCTGCGGGTCGTAGTGGTCGGTGAGGTCGCCCGGCACCGCCTCTACCGGCACATTGTGCAGGCCGTTTTCGTCCAGCATCATCCGGGCGACCTCGGCCCCGGTCAGGTTGCGCGGGTTGCGAATGTTGCCCCATTTTTTGTAAGTATTGCTCAGATACGCCTGAATCACCAGCGAGGCGACGAAGATCAGCAGAATCAGCGGGGTATACGGGCCAAAAAACATGGTCTTTCCTCCTGTTCAAATCTTAGCGTCCCCCACTCAAGTCCCATGAGAAAAATGCCCTCCCAGTTGACTCCGGGTTTACTTCGGCCAAGCCAGCGCCGGATGCGTAACGGCGGGCCAGCGGACCGGCAATTCGCGCTTCCCGAGCCGCGCCACCGGCACGACCCCGACTCCCGCACCGCAAATCCAGGCCCGCGTGACCTGCGGCAGTTCGGAAACGTGCACCGGCCGCTCCTCATGCGGGTGCCCGGCGAGCCAGAGCGCCCGCGTCGTTCCTGGTAGCCCGCCCGTCGGCACGACCAGCCGCCCGCCGAAGTCCAGCACCGGCGAGGTGCGCGAGCCGTCCACCACGTGTCCCGCCGCGTCGGTCAGCCAGCCTTCAAAGGCCTCCGCCGCCGTCGCCTGCGCCCCCGCCAATCGGTAGGGCAGATAATTCCCGGTCTTGTGCGCCGCGAGTTGCGGGTGTGTCTGCCAGTCGGTGAGGACGACCGCCACGCCGCCCAGGGGCCGGGGGCCGGTGTTCAGGGGCCGAAACTGGTGAAAGGTGCCCTCGTCGGTCACGGTGACGCGCAGCAGGTGCGTGCCAGCGGGCAAGGCGGGCAGGTGCTCGTCCGGTGCAGGCAGCCCTAGAACCGCGCACGTTCCCGCCAGCCGCGCCCAATGCTCCGGCCACAGCAGCGCCGCGCCCTCCTGAAGACGCACGGTGGTGAAGGCGGAGAAGCCGTGGATGGTGGCTGGATGCTGGTTGAGAGAGGGGCGCAGGTCTTTTTCCATCACCCCTCACCCCTCAGCGCAGCGGACCCAGCAACAGCCCGCAGCCAGTTGCCGAGCAGCACCCGTCCCGCCGGGCTCAGCACGCTTTCGGGATGAAACTGCACGCCCCAGGCGGGTTTTCCAGGCACCGCCAGCGCCATAATCTCGCCCCCTTCACTGCGGGCCGTCACCAGTTCGTCGGGTAGCCCGCGCACGACGAGCGAGTGGTAGCGCCCGAAGGCCGCGCCGTTTTCAATCCCGGCAAACAGCCCCGCGCCGCCGTGCTGCACGCGCTCGGGCCGCCCATGCACCGGCTCGGCGCGTTCAACGCGGCCACCCAGCACTTCCCCCAGCGCTTGATGCCCCAGGCACACGCCCAGCAGCGGCACGCCGCGCTCCAGGCACCGCCGGGTCAAGGCGAGTGTGCAGCCGCTCGTCTGCGGAGTGCCGGGGCCGGGACCGACGAGCACGGCGTCGGGGCGGCTCGCCAGCAGCGTTTCTGCGTCCTCGTCCTGGCTCCGCACATCCACCATCGCCCCCAGCGCGAGCAAGTCGTGGGCGAGGTTCCAGGTAAACGAGTCGCGGTTGTCGAGCACCAGCACCCGCAGCGGCGTCTGTGCCTGCTTGGGCACGGGTGGTGGCGTCCAAGGCCGACCCGGCACCGGGGGCTGCCCCGCCTGCGCCGGTCTGCCGGGCACCCCCGCCAGCACGCTGAGGAGGGCCTGCGCCTTGTGGACCGTTTCGCGGGCCTCGCGGGCCGGGTCGGCGTCGATGACGGTGCCGCCGCCCGCACGGACGGTGACGGTCCAGCGGGGAGGCGTTGCTGGCGAACCTGCCGCCGTATCCAGCACAAATTCCGCCGTCCGAATCAGAATATTTACGTCCACCCGTCGCCCGCTCACCAGCCCTGCGCCGCCGGTGTACCAGCCGCGCGGCCCCGGTTCCAGCGCGGCAATCGCGTCCATCACGCGGGCTTTGGGGGCGCCGGTAATCGTGCCGCCGGGGAAAGTGGCGGCGAGCAGGTCTGGCAGCGTCAGGCCCGCGCGGGCGGTGGCCGTGACCTCCGAAACGAGGTGCATGACGTGGCTGTAGCGCTCCACCAGCATCAGGTCGGGCACGCTCACTGTGCCGGGGGCTGCTACCGCGCCCAGGTCGTGGCGCACGAGGTCCACCAGCATGGTGTGCTCGGCCACTTCTTTGGGGCTGGCGCGCAGCTCGGCTTCGAAGGCGGCGTCTTCCTCCGGCGTGTCGCCGCGCCGCCGCGTGCCGGCAATCGGGCGGGCGCTGATGCCGCCGCCTTCCGACACGGCCCAGTCCACCAGCCGCTCGGGGCTGCACGACACGACGACTTCGTTGCCCATGTCCAGAAAGGCCATGAACGGACTCGGATTCACCTCGCGCAGCCGCAGGTACGCCGCCAGCGGGTCGCCCTGCGCCGGGGCCGACACGCCGCGCGACAGGTTGACCTGATACACCTCGCCCGCCCGAATCAGCTCCTGCACGGCCCGTACGCCCGCCGGATAGTCCACGTCGTCCGCGCCGAAGTCGCCCACCGTCAAGCTCGGCAGGGGCGCGGGGTCGCTCGCCAGCAGCGCCGCCCAGTCCAGATGCGGCTCGCCCACGACGCTCAGGGTGCCGGCCTCCCGGTCCCACACCAGCCCGGACGGGTAAAAACCCCACCACTGCGCCGGGCCGCTCGCCGGGTGCGCCGCCAGACCGAACTCGCGGGCCGCCTCATACTTCAGGCCGCCGAGCCAGGCGGGAAAAAAGGCGTCGGGGGCAGGAAGTTCGGGGAGGGTGTGCTGCACGCAGGTCGGCGCGGCGCTCAGGAAGGTGAAACGGGCGTAGGGCAGCACCGGCCCCAGCGATTCGAGCAGGGCGATGCCGGGCAGGCCAGCGGCGCGGAGGCGGAGGAGGGCGTCGGCGGGGGAGAGCACGGGGAAAAGGGTAAAGGGTGGGAGGGGGGCGTGGGGGCTATGGCTTTAGCTTTTGGCCCCAACCCCAAACCCCTATCCCCACAGGGGACAGGGGCTTTGACGCTGGCGCTGTGCAAATGGTGATGATTTCGCTTGGCAGGCGATGTTCTTCAAGTGCGCGGGCTGGTGTAGATGCTCGTGATTTCTATGGACGCGAGGCCCGTGCGCTTACAGCGCCCGACGGCCCTGGCATTCTGCGTTTCGCGATTTTCTGGGGGGAGTGGAAACCGCAGCCAAAGCATTTTTCGTCCCTCTCCCCTTGCGGGAGAGGGCCTTGCCGTAGGCAAGGGGTGAGGGGGCATCCAGACCCGCGCCAACGGAATCTCACCCCGTCACCCCCCTAAACCCCACTCCCCAGCCGCCTCTCCAACCCCGCCTTCACCCCTTCCCACTCGTCCGCCAACACGCTGAAAATCACCGAGTCGCGGGCGTAGCCGTCGGGCCGGACCTGGTACTGGCGCAGCGTGCCCTCGCGCACCGCCCCTAGCTTGTCCAGCGCGCGCAGGCTACGGGCGTTGCGGCTGTCCACCTTGAACTGCACGCGGCCCGCGCCCAGCACCTCGAAGGCGCGGGCGAGCAGCAGCAGCTTGGATTCGGGGTTGGCGAAGGTGCCGCGCCCGGCGGGCAGCAGCATGGTGCCGATTTCCAGCCAGCGGTCGTCGGGCCGGGCCTCGCTGTAGCTGATGCGGCCCAGCACCGTTTCGTCCGGCCCCAGCACCGCCCAGTTCACGCGGTGGGGCAGGCTGTTGAGCCGCTCGATGTGCGCGGCCCACTCTTCCGGCGTGTTCGTCTGCGGACCGCCGCGGGCCAGAAATTCGACCGTCTGCGCGTCGGCTCCGGCGCACATTCCGGCGGCGTGGACGGCACTCAGCGGCACGAGGGCAACGAAACGGCCCCGCATCTCTACGGGGCGCGTCCAGTCTTCGGCGGGGGCAGGGTGTGAGGGCAGCATGGCTCAGGCTACCGCCGTTAGCGGGATGCGGGCACCGCTGCTCCGTCGGCGCCGTCTTCGTCACCGGGACGTTGCGGCGGCTGGGGCTTGCTCACGGTCTGGCGGCCTGTGAGCGCACGGCCCAGCGTCACCTCGTCGGTGTATTCCAGCGAGCCGCCCACCGGCACCCCGTAGGCGATGCGGCTGATGGCGGCGCCGAGCGGTTCGAGCAGCCGCTGAAGGTAGAGCGCGGTGGCGTCGCCCTCCACCGTTGTGCCAGTCGCCAGAATCACTTCCATGCCTTGCCCCACGCGGGGCAGCAGCGGCTTGATGTGCAGCTTGTCGGGGCCGACGCCGTTCATCGGGCTCAGAACGCCGTGCAGGACGTGGTAGAGCCCCCGGTACTCGCCGCTGCGCTCCAGCGCAATCACGTCGCCGGGTTCTTCCACCACGCAGATGGTGCGCTGGTCGCGGCTGGGGTCGGCGCACACGTCGCACTTCTCGGCGTCGGTGATGTTGAAACAAATCGGGCAGACGTGCAGGTCGCGCTTGGCTTCGAGCAGGGCGGAGGCGAGGCGCTCGATGTCCTCACGCGGCTGCTCGAACAGGTGAAAGGCGAGTCGCTGCGCGCTCTTGGGGCCGATGCCCGGCAAGCGTGACAGCTCGCGGATGAGGGACACGAGGGAAGGCGGATATTTCATTTTGCGCCTCCGGCACGTCTAAAAGTCTGAGGGTCTAAGAGTCCAAGAGAGGGAGCCCTTAGACCCTCAGACTGTTTGACCCTCAGACGACCAAGCGCCAGCGCGGTCACACTCAAAAGCCGGGCAGTCCCAGGCCCGCCGTCGCTTCGCGCTGCAAGCCCTCGGCCTTCTCGGCGGCGTCGTTGATGGCGGCCAGAATCAGGTCTTCCAGAGCTTCCACGTCGTCGCCGTCCACCGCTTCGGGCTTGATTTTCAGGCTGGTCACCTTGCCGTGCCCGTTCATCTGCACCGTCACCAGGCCGCTCGCGGTGCCTTCCACCGACTGCGCCGCCAGTTCGTCCTGAATCTTGCCAGCCGCGACCTGCGCCTGCTGCATCTGCTTCATCAACTTCTTCATGTCCATGACCGTCAGTCTAGCGGCTGGCCTCTCACGGCGGCATGACCCGGACCACCGTTGGAGGA from Deinococcus radiodurans R1 = ATCC 13939 = DSM 20539 includes these protein-coding regions:
- a CDS encoding zinc metallopeptidase; protein product: MFFGPYTPLILLIFVASLVIQAYLSNTYKKWGNIRNPRNLTGAEVARMMLDENGLHNVPVEAVPGDLTDHYDPQQKVVRLSESTYGVPSIGAMAVAAHEVGHAVQDKVRMPALVLRGQMAVPLSLGMNFAPLLLMIGIFVHSTGLLWLGAILFGGALLFHLVTLPVEFDASRRALQYLNGRGISGGGEAQAGAQKVLTAAALTYVAGFAMALAQFMNVLGIARSSDD
- a CDS encoding aminotransferase class IV: MEKDLRPSLNQHPATIHGFSAFTTVRLQEGAALLWPEHWARLAGTCAVLGLPAPDEHLPALPAGTHLLRVTVTDEGTFHQFRPLNTGPRPLGGVAVVLTDWQTHPQLAAHKTGNYLPYRLAGAQATAAEAFEGWLTDAAGHVVDGSRTSPVLDFGGRLVVPTGGLPGTTRALWLAGHPHEERPVHVSELPQVTRAWICGAGVGVVPVARLGKRELPVRWPAVTHPALAWPK
- a CDS encoding aminodeoxychorismate components I/II — translated: MLSPADALLRLRAAGLPGIALLESLGPVLPYARFTFLSAAPTCVQHTLPELPAPDAFFPAWLGGLKYEAAREFGLAAHPASGPAQWWGFYPSGLVWDREAGTLSVVGEPHLDWAALLASDPAPLPSLTVGDFGADDVDYPAGVRAVQELIRAGEVYQVNLSRGVSAPAQGDPLAAYLRLREVNPSPFMAFLDMGNEVVVSCSPERLVDWAVSEGGGISARPIAGTRRRGDTPEEDAAFEAELRASPKEVAEHTMLVDLVRHDLGAVAAPGTVSVPDLMLVERYSHVMHLVSEVTATARAGLTLPDLLAATFPGGTITGAPKARVMDAIAALEPGPRGWYTGGAGLVSGRRVDVNILIRTAEFVLDTAAGSPATPPRWTVTVRAGGGTVIDADPAREARETVHKAQALLSVLAGVPGRPAQAGQPPVPGRPWTPPPVPKQAQTPLRVLVLDNRDSFTWNLAHDLLALGAMVDVRSQDEDAETLLASRPDAVLVGPGPGTPQTSGCTLALTRRCLERGVPLLGVCLGHQALGEVLGGRVERAEPVHGRPERVQHGGAGLFAGIENGAAFGRYHSLVVRGLPDELVTARSEGGEIMALAVPGKPAWGVQFHPESVLSPAGRVLLGNWLRAVAGSAALRGEG
- a CDS encoding GNAT family N-acetyltransferase, yielding MLPSHPAPAEDWTRPVEMRGRFVALVPLSAVHAAGMCAGADAQTVEFLARGGPQTNTPEEWAAHIERLNSLPHRVNWAVLGPDETVLGRISYSEARPDDRWLEIGTMLLPAGRGTFANPESKLLLLARAFEVLGAGRVQFKVDSRNARSLRALDKLGAVREGTLRQYQVRPDGYARDSVIFSVLADEWEGVKAGLERRLGSGV
- the recR gene encoding recombination mediator RecR; this translates as MKYPPSLVSLIRELSRLPGIGPKSAQRLAFHLFEQPREDIERLASALLEAKRDLHVCPICFNITDAEKCDVCADPSRDQRTICVVEEPGDVIALERSGEYRGLYHVLHGVLSPMNGVGPDKLHIKPLLPRVGQGMEVILATGTTVEGDATALYLQRLLEPLGAAISRIAYGVPVGGSLEYTDEVTLGRALTGRQTVSKPQPPQRPGDEDGADGAAVPASR
- a CDS encoding YbaB/EbfC family nucleoid-associated protein, with protein sequence MDMKKLMKQMQQAQVAAGKIQDELAAQSVEGTASGLVTVQMNGHGKVTSLKIKPEAVDGDDVEALEDLILAAINDAAEKAEGLQREATAGLGLPGF